DNA sequence from the Desulfocurvibacter africanus subsp. africanus DSM 2603 genome:
CGAGGCGCGCTTCCAGTCTCTGGTGCTGGCGCAGGATACTGGTGGAGCCATCAAGGGCACACGTTTCGACCTGTTTTGCGGCTCGGGCGAACAGGCTGAATTCCTGGCAGGCCATCTTCAGAACGAAGCCCGCATGTACGTGCTCGTGAGCAAGGCCGCCCTGCGCTCCTGGGAATACCGCGCAGCCGTGTCCCGTTAGAGCATTTTGCTTTTGAAAATGCTCTGCAAGCCATGCGTCGGCATGGCTTGCCGCCGCGCAGGCGTAGGCGCAATTCACTTGCGCCGTCAACGCCGAAGCGGGCGTCTTAAAAGCAATCCGCTCTAGAGTGTTACCGCCTTCACAACCGCTTGCGGGCACGGGACAAGTCTGCTAGCACTCGGACCGAACTGAACACTGCTGCAGGCTCATGCTTTCTCCTGCTCGGGGAATTGCTGTGCATGTGCATGCCGGCGGCGTGTTCCATCGACACCGATGCGGAGGATTGCGCCATGAGAAAACTGCTCACGCTCGCCTGCTCGCTTGCTGCCCTGCTTCTGGTCGCCTGTGGCGAGGCACCTCAGGAAAAGAAGGCCGAGGAGGCTGCTCCGGCCGCCCCTGCACAGGCCGAAGCCAAGTCCTACATCAACGGCATCGACGCCAACTTCCCGCCCTTCGCCTTCGTGGATGAGAGCGGCAAGCCCAGCGGCTTCGACGTTGAGTCCGTCAACTGGATCGCCGAAAAGATGGGCTTCAAGGTCACCCACCAGCCCATCGACTGGGACGGCATCATCCCGGCCCTGCTTTCCAACAAGATCGACTTTATCGCTTCGGGCATGTCCATCACCGAGGAGCGCGCCAAGAAGGTCAATTTCTCCATGCCCTACTGGATCATCAAGCAGGTCTTCGTGACCAAGGCCGACGCGGCTCTGAGCCTGGATGACATGCTCAAGGGCAAGAAGACCCTGGGCGTGCAGCGCGGCACCTCCGAGGCCGAGTGGCTCAAGGAGAAGGCCGCTGCCGAGGGCTGGAACTTCGAGCTGCGTTACTACGATTCCGCGCCCCTGGCCGTGGAGGACGTGGTCAACGGCCGCATCGACGCCGCCGCCATGGATGACGCTCCGGCCAAGGACGCCACGGCTAAGAAGCCGGTGAAGATCCTGGGCACCTTCGGCATGAAGGAGGAGGAGTTCGGCTACGCTACCCGCAAGGAAGACGCCGAGCTGCTCACCAAGCTCAACGAGGGCCTCAAGCTGCTCATGGCCGATCCCTACTGGGAAGAGCTGCAAGTCAAGTACGGCCTGAAGTAGCCTTTCCGGTCGCAATGCAAGTCGCCCGGAAGGTGCTCTGGCGCCTTCCGGGTTTTTCATCCACGCGCCGGCTTTCGGCCGTTCCCAAGAGTGACAATGCCCGACAGCATAGAAGCCATCATCCAGGCACTGCCCTACCTGCTCGAAGGTTCCCTGACCACGGCCGGCATCGTTATCGGCGCCATGATCCTGGGCCTCTCCTTCGGCGTGCCATTGGCAGTTGCCCAGGCCTACGGCGGCTCCGTGACGCGTCGCCTCGCCAACATCTATGTCTGGTTCTTTCGCGGCGTGCCTGTCCTCGTGCTGCTGTTCCTGTTCTATTTCGGCCTGTTCAATCTCATTGGCCTCAATCTGAGCGCCTTCACCTCGGCCATCATCGTCCTGGGACTTACCAGCGCGGCCTATCAGTCACAAATTTTTCGCGGCGCCATCCAATCCCTGCCCCACGGCCAACTAAAGGCGGCCAAGGCCCTGGGCATGAATGAGTTCACGGCCATCACCAGCATCATCCTGCCCCAGGCCCTGCGCCTGTCCATCCCCGGCTGGTCCAACGAATACTCCATTATTCTGAAGGACTCAGCCGTGGCTTTCGTGCTGGGAACGGCCGAGATCATGGCCCGTACGCATTTCGTGGCCTCGCGTACCTACGAGCACTTGCCGCTGTATATGACCGCCGCGGTGCTCTACTTCATTCTGACCTGGTTCGGCGTGCGTGCCCTGCTCCACCTGGAGCGCAAGGTGCGCATACCGGGCTATGCCGTGCATCAAGGATAGCCAATGCCAGACACGACCCAACCAGTGCTGCGCATCGAGGGAATCAGCAAAAGCCTTGGCGGCAAGCAGATCCTCGACTCCGTCTCCCTGACGCTTCACAAGGGCGAACTCAAGGTGCTCATCGGGCCCTCGGGTGGAGGCAAAAGCACGCTTCTGCAATGCATCAACCTGCTCATTCAGCCTGATCAGGGCCGTATCTGGCTCGACAGCGAGGAAGTGCACGTCTCGCGCAAGCGCGACCTGTACTCCTTCCGCCAGCAGGTGGGCATGATCTTCCAGGATTTCAACCTGTTTGATCACCTGCGCGCGGCCGACAACGTGGCCATTGCCCTGCGCAAGGTGCGCGGCTGGAGCCGCCGCCAGGCCACGGAACGGGCCATGGCCGAACTGGAGCGCGTGGGTCTGGCCGACAAGGCCGAGCTGTATCCCGCAGAACTTTCGGGCGGCCAGAAGCAACGTGTGTCCATCGCCCGCGCCTTGGCCATGGACCCCAAGGTGCTTTTGCTGGATGAGCCGACTTCGGCTCTTGACCCCGAGTTGGTGGGCGAAGTGCTGGAAGTCATCCGCAACTTGGCCGCCGGGGGCATGACCATGCTCATGGCCACACACCAGATGAGCTTCGCCCGCGCCCTGGCCAAGGAAATCCTGTTCATGGAAGGCGGGCGCCTCATCGAGCAGGGCTCGCCGGCAATGCTGCTCGCCCCAGGCGCGGGCACGCGCACGCAATCCTTCTGCACCCGGCTGTGGGACGTCAGCGAGCGCGAGCATCCCGCCGCACCCGCGGGAGCGACCGGACCGGCGGGGACCTGTTAGATGGAGTTCGCGCCGTTCCTGACCGAGCAGATCATACCAGCCTTCAATCGCGGGCTGGGCAACAGCATGCTGCTCATCGTGCCGTCCGCCATCATGGGAGTGGTCCTGGGCATACTCGCGGGCACTGCGCGAGCCTTCGGCGGACCGGTACTCAGCCGGCTGGCCGCCTGGTACGCGGCCCTGTTTCGCGGCACGCCGCTGGTGGCCCAGCTGTTCATCTGGTATTTCGGCCTGCCCAATCTGGGCATCTACCTCTCGGCCTACTGGGCCTCGGTAATCGGCTTCGGCATGTGCAGCGGGGCCTACCACTCGGAGTACATCCGAGGCGGGCTGCTCTCCATACGCCGGGGCCAACTCCTGGCCGCGCAGTCCCTGGGCTTCTCCACCGCATCCACCCTGCGCTCGATCATCATCCCCCAGGCCTTCCGCCGCGCCTTGCCCGGCTGCGGCAACGAGATCATCTACCTGATCAAGTACTCGTCCCTGGCTTATATCATCACCTTCATCGAACTGACCGGCGAAGCCAAGATCCTGGCCACGCGCTACTTCGAATTCACCGAGGTATTCCTCGTGGTGGGCGCCTACTACCTGGCCCTGGTCAGCCTGGCCACCTGGGGCCTGCGCGTTCTGGAGCGCCGCCTGCATATCCCGGGCTTCGGCCGCACCTAACCGCGCTCCCCCACTCTGGTGCACACATGAACTATTCGCCCATAACCGAGACAGTCCGCACCCGAATCTGCGCCGAGCTTGGCAGCGAATGCGCCCTGCACGCTCCCGAGGCCCTGGCGCCTTATGGCCGCGACGCATCCGAGCTGTGCCACACGCCGGAACTGGTCATCCTGCCCAAGACAACGGAACAGGTCAGCCGACTCCTGCGGCTCGCCAACGAACTGCGCTTCCCGGTCACGCCGCGCGGCGCAGGCACCGGCCTGTCCGGCGGTTGTCTGACTCCGTTTGGCGGCGTGGTGCTGTCCCTGGAGCGCATGGATCGCATTCTGGCCATTGATGCGGACAACCTCGTGGCCGAGGTGGAGCCCGGCGTCATTACCCAGACCCTGCGTGATGCGGCCAAAGCCAAGGGCCTGTTCTACCCGCCCGACCCGGCCGGCATGGACAAATCCACCATCGGCGGCAACGCGGCCACCAACGCCGGCGGTCCGGCCTGCCTCAAGTACGGTGTCACGCGCGACTACGTGCTGGGCCTGGAGGCCGTATTGCCCACGGGCGAAGTCATCCGCGCCGGCACGCGCACGCGCAAGGGCGTGGTGGGCTACGATCTGGCCCGGCTCATCGTGGGTTCCGAAGGAACCTTGGGTATCATCACCGGCCTGACCCTCAAGCTCATCCCGCACCCCAAGGCAGTTGCCGGCATGGCCGCAGTGTTCCCGTCCATGGCCACGGCCATGCGCGCCGTAAGCGAGATCATGCGCCGCGGCTTTCTGCCCTCGGCCCTGGAATTCATGGATCATAAATGCATCGGCCTGGTGCGCGACCTGCTGCCCTTTCCCGCGCCCGAAGGCCAAGCCGCCATGCTGGTCATCGAATCCGACGGCGCTGCCGGGCAGGTCGGGGGCGACATCGAGGCCATGGCCGCCGTATGCTCGGAGCTGGGCGCGACGGGCATCCTGCGCGCCAGGGACCAGGCCGAGGCCGGCCGCGTCTGGGCCGCACGAAGGGCCGTGTCCCTGCGCATTCACGATTCCGCGCCGTTGTACATGTCCGAGGATATCGTCGTGCCCCTCGGCAATATCGCCGAGCTTGCCGCCGAATTGCCCGGCTTCGAAGAGCGCTTCGGCCTGAAGGTCTACGCCTTTGGCCATGCCGGCGACGGCAACATGCACCTGAACGTCACGGCGCCGGACAAAAGCCACAAGCCTCGCGCCATGGAAGGGGCGCGCGCCATCCTGGCCCGCGTGCTGGAGTTGGGCGGCACCATTTCTGGCGAGCACGGCATCGGCGAAGCCAAGATGCCCTTCGTGCCCATGGAGCTCAGCCCGGCCTCCATGCGCCTTCAAAAAGGCATCAAGCGGCTTTTCGACCCGAACCTCATCCTCAATCCCGGCAAAATCTTCGAGGACCTATGAGCAAACACATGGCAGGACAGGCGCCCAAGACTCGCGGAAGCCGGCGTGTGAACCTGGTGGAGGTCTCGGCCACCAAGCTCATGCCCATCATAGCCGCCCGCGTGGGCGGCTGCGTGTCCCTGGGCCAGGGTGTGCCCTCCTTCGCCACGCCGCCGCATATCGTCGAGGCAGTGACCCGCACCCTGCGTGAGGACCCGGCCAGCGGCAAGTACTCCCTGCAGCCTGGCATGCCGGCCCTGCGCAAAGCCATCGCCAGCGTCTTGGACCGCGAAAAGGGGTTGCGCTACTCCCCCGAATCCGAAATCGCCGTGACTGTCGGGGCCATGGAAGCCCTGCTCTGCGCCATCTTGGCCTTCGTCGATCGCGGCGACGAAGTCATTCTGCCCGCGCCCTGCTACGCTTCGCACATCGAGCAAGTGCAACTGGCCGAGGGCGTGCCGGTATTCGCCCCTCTGCGTCGGGCCGACTGGAGCCTGGACGCCGAGGCCGTGCGACGGGCCATAACCCCGCGCACCAAGGCCATCGTGCTCTGCTCGCCGGGAAATCCCACGGGTACGGTCTTCGACGAGGCGGACATGGCCGCTGTCTGCGAGCTGGCCATTACCCACGACCTGCTCGTGATCTCGGACGAGACCTACGACTACGTGACCTACGGCCGCCCCATGCCCACGAGCCCGGCCACGTATCCGGGCATGCGCGAGCGCACTGTGGTCATCAACTCCTTCTCCAAGAAGTACGCCCTGACGGGCTGGCGCGTGGGCTACATGGCCGCTGCCGAGCCGCTCATGGCCGACCTGCTCAAGATACACGACGCTTCGGCCATCTGCGCGCCCACACCCGCGCAACACGCGGCGCTGGCTGCGCTATCCGGCCCGCAGGATGTCGTGGACGATATGCGCCAGGCCCTCGAACGCCGCCGCGACCTGTGCTGCCGCCGCCTGGATGAGTTGAGCGATTATTTCGACTACGTCGCTCCCGGTGGAGCCTTCTACATCATGGCCCGCTACAAATTCACCGACGCGCCGTCCATGGAAGTCGCCACCCGGCTCATCGAGGAGGCGCGCGTCATCACCATTCCCGGCGGCTCCTTCGGGCCAGGCGGTGAAGGTCACTTGCGGTTGTCTTTCGGTGGAGAAGAGAGCGAAATCGAGGAAGCCTTCGCGCGCATAGGGCGTTGGGTGAAAGCAAAAACATAAAGTCATCTCTGGAAAGGGCACCATCCAAAACGAGGGATGCTGCCGGTACCCACGCAATATTACGACGGCCGATCAGGCGCAGATGCCTGACCGGCCGTTTCGTTTACATTAGAGTGTTTTGCACAAGAACTGGCAGAAACTGGGAAGGGCTTTGCCCTCCCAGACCCTCCCACCAGGGAAATGATTCCCCTGGACCCCCCATTTCAAATGCAATCAGCTTAATTCAAGCGCAAGGACTACATGCTGCGCAGCCTTGAAAAGGGCAACGCTCATTACCGGCATGAATGAGTTTTTAAAAATTGCTTTGGCGATCCGCTCATGAACTATGCGGAGCCAGGGAACGCGTCCTCTTCGGGAATGGCTCCGGCGGGAGCCAGGGAGTGCAAAGACCTTCCCAGCTCATATGCACCATGCTTCAGAAATAGGTCCCGAACATGAGCAACAACGAATTGATGCCCGTGTTGTCATCGTCCAAGCCGGCATTGGAGATATGATGGGCCCGCAGGCCGATGAACAGGTCAGGTCCGTTGTCGCGCAGGATGTCCGTGCCGATGCCTGCCTGGGGATTGAAATTGAAGCGCAACCCCTGTCCTTCCACGCGAAAGTCCGTGTAGATGGCGTGTATGCCGGCCTCGGCATATGGGCGCAGGCTGTCGCTGGCCAGAGAATCCAGATAATATTGGGCCATGATGCCGGCCGAAGCCACGGCGCGGCGGTAAGGCCAGGTCGTCAGTCCGGCCGAGGCTTCGACCTTGAAACGCAGCGGGTCGGGCGCACGGTGCGGCCAGACCGCGTCGTAGTCGAACTGCGCGAAGCCGTAGATGAGCGCCAGGCCGATGTCCGAATTGGGCGTATAGTCATTGCCTGCGGCCAGGGCCGCGCCATAGCGCGTGGGCACGTGGGCGGCATCCTGACCTTGGGCCATGGACGCGGTAGCCGTCACGGCCCATAGGGAGATAAACGCAACCAGGATAATGCGGCGGCAACACTCGGCGGAGGCCAGGCTCCACCGCGTGATTTCAGAGGGCTGCCGGATGGCCATGTCCAGCTGGTGCATAGCTGATCGCCTCCACGGCGTATTCCCAGATCCAGAAGCGACACTGTTCCACTCAAACTCGCCCGATGTCTGCAACACCCAGGCGCACCCAGGCGCACCCAGGCTCACCGAAGGGATGCGCTGGACGACCTGTCGGACACTCTACGGCCGCTTAGAGCATTTTGCTTTTGAAAATGCTCTGCAAGCCATGCGTCGGCATGGCTTGCCGCTAGCTACGGCGCAGGCGCAATTCACTT
Encoded proteins:
- a CDS encoding 3D domain-containing protein, which translates into the protein EARFQSLVLAQDTGGAIKGTRFDLFCGSGEQAEFLAGHLQNEARMYVLVSKAALRSWEYRAAVSR
- a CDS encoding ABC transporter substrate-binding protein; translated protein: MRKLLTLACSLAALLLVACGEAPQEKKAEEAAPAAPAQAEAKSYINGIDANFPPFAFVDESGKPSGFDVESVNWIAEKMGFKVTHQPIDWDGIIPALLSNKIDFIASGMSITEERAKKVNFSMPYWIIKQVFVTKADAALSLDDMLKGKKTLGVQRGTSEAEWLKEKAAAEGWNFELRYYDSAPLAVEDVVNGRIDAAAMDDAPAKDATAKKPVKILGTFGMKEEEFGYATRKEDAELLTKLNEGLKLLMADPYWEELQVKYGLK
- a CDS encoding amino acid ABC transporter permease, with translation MPDSIEAIIQALPYLLEGSLTTAGIVIGAMILGLSFGVPLAVAQAYGGSVTRRLANIYVWFFRGVPVLVLLFLFYFGLFNLIGLNLSAFTSAIIVLGLTSAAYQSQIFRGAIQSLPHGQLKAAKALGMNEFTAITSIILPQALRLSIPGWSNEYSIILKDSAVAFVLGTAEIMARTHFVASRTYEHLPLYMTAAVLYFILTWFGVRALLHLERKVRIPGYAVHQG
- a CDS encoding amino acid ABC transporter ATP-binding protein; this translates as MPDTTQPVLRIEGISKSLGGKQILDSVSLTLHKGELKVLIGPSGGGKSTLLQCINLLIQPDQGRIWLDSEEVHVSRKRDLYSFRQQVGMIFQDFNLFDHLRAADNVAIALRKVRGWSRRQATERAMAELERVGLADKAELYPAELSGGQKQRVSIARALAMDPKVLLLDEPTSALDPELVGEVLEVIRNLAAGGMTMLMATHQMSFARALAKEILFMEGGRLIEQGSPAMLLAPGAGTRTQSFCTRLWDVSEREHPAAPAGATGPAGTC
- a CDS encoding amino acid ABC transporter permease, with amino-acid sequence MEFAPFLTEQIIPAFNRGLGNSMLLIVPSAIMGVVLGILAGTARAFGGPVLSRLAAWYAALFRGTPLVAQLFIWYFGLPNLGIYLSAYWASVIGFGMCSGAYHSEYIRGGLLSIRRGQLLAAQSLGFSTASTLRSIIIPQAFRRALPGCGNEIIYLIKYSSLAYIITFIELTGEAKILATRYFEFTEVFLVVGAYYLALVSLATWGLRVLERRLHIPGFGRT
- a CDS encoding FAD-binding oxidoreductase, which encodes MNYSPITETVRTRICAELGSECALHAPEALAPYGRDASELCHTPELVILPKTTEQVSRLLRLANELRFPVTPRGAGTGLSGGCLTPFGGVVLSLERMDRILAIDADNLVAEVEPGVITQTLRDAAKAKGLFYPPDPAGMDKSTIGGNAATNAGGPACLKYGVTRDYVLGLEAVLPTGEVIRAGTRTRKGVVGYDLARLIVGSEGTLGIITGLTLKLIPHPKAVAGMAAVFPSMATAMRAVSEIMRRGFLPSALEFMDHKCIGLVRDLLPFPAPEGQAAMLVIESDGAAGQVGGDIEAMAAVCSELGATGILRARDQAEAGRVWAARRAVSLRIHDSAPLYMSEDIVVPLGNIAELAAELPGFEERFGLKVYAFGHAGDGNMHLNVTAPDKSHKPRAMEGARAILARVLELGGTISGEHGIGEAKMPFVPMELSPASMRLQKGIKRLFDPNLILNPGKIFEDL
- a CDS encoding pyridoxal phosphate-dependent aminotransferase, with the translated sequence MSKHMAGQAPKTRGSRRVNLVEVSATKLMPIIAARVGGCVSLGQGVPSFATPPHIVEAVTRTLREDPASGKYSLQPGMPALRKAIASVLDREKGLRYSPESEIAVTVGAMEALLCAILAFVDRGDEVILPAPCYASHIEQVQLAEGVPVFAPLRRADWSLDAEAVRRAITPRTKAIVLCSPGNPTGTVFDEADMAAVCELAITHDLLVISDETYDYVTYGRPMPTSPATYPGMRERTVVINSFSKKYALTGWRVGYMAAAEPLMADLLKIHDASAICAPTPAQHAALAALSGPQDVVDDMRQALERRRDLCCRRLDELSDYFDYVAPGGAFYIMARYKFTDAPSMEVATRLIEEARVITIPGGSFGPGGEGHLRLSFGGEESEIEEAFARIGRWVKAKT
- a CDS encoding acyloxyacyl hydrolase, with the translated sequence MHQLDMAIRQPSEITRWSLASAECCRRIILVAFISLWAVTATASMAQGQDAAHVPTRYGAALAAGNDYTPNSDIGLALIYGFAQFDYDAVWPHRAPDPLRFKVEASAGLTTWPYRRAVASAGIMAQYYLDSLASDSLRPYAEAGIHAIYTDFRVEGQGLRFNFNPQAGIGTDILRDNGPDLFIGLRAHHISNAGLDDDNTGINSLLLMFGTYF